The Toxoplasma gondii ME49 chromosome XI, whole genome shotgun sequence region GGCACACACAAGCGTCGCGTCGTCTTGCGACttgttctcgctttctcctctctctagTTGCCCATTCTTCACCTCGTTCCTTCcctcgttcgccttctccatctctccatctccttcctctctttgtcttcttctcgttctcttcttttccttctctctctgtccctctgGCCCGCGTCTcggtcttctttctctccccttcgtatctggatttctccttccgtcgttgtctcttcgtcgcctggtGTGCTCAAGTGGAAAGTGCGGACCTGACGTTCACCGGTTTGAGTCTGAGAaatcttttttctgcagggGAGGCAAGAGGACGCCATCACAGAGGAATCGATTGGCCTGACGAAagcggcttcttcctcgtcagaCAGGGCGGCAgttggagacgagaagaatttgggagaaggcgagtcgACTGAAAAGGGGGGCAAAGAAGTCTCTCCAGCTCACTAAGCTTCGAGTCAAAtgtctgcagagagcgagacatcgagagagacgcgacctCGCGCTCCGGCTGGGTTCCTTCTGAGCAAAGAGCGACCGCTTCCGTTTTTACGCAGATGATAACAAGGGGGAAGGACAACGAGGCAGTTGCGCGCTTGTCTTTGAAGCTGCGGCGTCTGCTTTCGAGCAGGATGAGCTGCGTTGAATCGCGCTTCAGGGTCTCTGCGTGGTGAGAGGAGTGAGCAAGACAAACGCTTGTTCTTGCTCCTgtaaagaagaaaaagtcgCGGAACAactcagagacagagcaTGTGTACATCGTGCGTAGGAGGATGCGCTTCTACGCGTCAACTGTCAATTCTTCTTGCATCTCGACACTCACGAGGCAATGCGCTCACTTGGACAGGAAtgtttttgcatgcataaCGTGTGCGGATGAAAATGGTCATGTATTTACTGCTACAGTTCGTCATTTCTCTCGAGGGCTCTGGGGAAAAAACAGGTTGAAACGTCATGGGTttgcttctcgttttctgcggaAAGAGttgctctgtttctctgttttaaGGTTCCTTATCGCACTCGTCTCTGCGCGCTCGCTGTTGACCTCGTGGGAGCAGAGAGATTTCTTTGTCGTTCTCGAAACGTCCATTCTTTCTTTTGCGCTCTATATACTTGTATAAGTAATCAAATGCACATATACActtgtgcatatatatatatttatatactGCATCTCATTTTAAATTCGGAGTTTTGTAGGTCGCAAGGAGACTGCGTAGCGACCTTGACTGGTGGAAAATTTTGCGTTTTGAAACTGGCGCGAATTAAAAGTTCACTTCACTTTTTCCTGGAAATATCCCTTCGTTTCGAAAAACAGATTCTGGTTTTTTCTGAATTGCCTTTCGTTTTACGCTTCTGCAGTCTTTGGCACCAAACCCCAGTACAGTCTGACCGGTTGTCGCCGGCGGCCGTTACGACAGTTAGACAATTTAGAGATGGGCAGGAACGTGAGTGATAAACGATTGCAAGTAGTTCTAAGACGACCTTCCATAGTGAACTTCCGGGCAAATCAAGTCGGCCTTCTGCACGGTACATAGTTGTAAGAAAGATTGGAACGTGAATCGTTAGCAACGATGTTTCGATGAAGTGTAAACAGAAGACTGCATATGGTCAAGACGGTCTCACACAGTGTACCTCGGGGAAGGTCACACCGGACTTACGTCCGTAAAAACTGGTTTCATCTGTGATTAGCAGCTGTGGCTGTGAGTCGAGGAACCTCGCAAGAGTTCGAGTGTTAGACTTTTTCTGTGAGTCTGAATGTAATCGTTCTAGGAAAGAGTGACATCCAAGAATTCTGAATTGCTTCAATAGTGTTCGCGAGCGACAGCCGAAGAGCGTTCAAGGACAGACTCACTGAATCCTCCACCCAAACGCTAGGAAGAACTGCGAGGCAGAAATTCTTAATGCCTCCAGCGCTGCGATGTAAAGTTTTCGGAGAAATACGGACTCGCGAATTTTCTGAGGGCGGCACATAGACAGGCACGGTGTAGTCCGTAAATGCGCCGTTGCAGACGTTTGATTCGctagaaaaaaaacgaaaatgGGTGTTGAGAGACTATGTCGGGGAGTGCGGCATCGCGATTCTTCAGTGAAGAAGTCATAAAGAGTAACCTAACACAACCAGGAATGCCATGTTTCCCGTGTGTCGCTAAGCGAGTGACGGATTCTTCACGGTCAAAAGGTGCCTCACAGAACTGTGCACGGCGACGTCTAGATCGTCGTTTTCCAGTAATGCTGAACGCACACCGTAGAGTAATCGGAAGGAAACTCGGACTTTCAACTCTTCCCAGCTAGGTCAGTGTAAAACTTCCCTTTTTTGGTGTCACGAgtgcttctcccttctcgaaCTGGAGACAGCCCTTTTCGAACACCGCGTCGACTTCAGCAAGGCACACAATGTGTATTTTTTGCCATGTCTGCCTTCCCGTCTCCTTCCGCCTTTAGCAGGTTCTTGgcgtttctcctgtttcggCGATTTCGACTTTCGTTTCCTCATCGTGGCGCTGCGTGGGCATTTCTGTCGCTTTGGTTCACGCCAGTGATTCCGACGTAACATATAACTCGAAGCGAGTTCTCTGCACTCTGCAAGTTCTTCGCcagtccttcctctcctgctccGCGTAAACACAAACGTCTCTCAAAATGGACGACGAGAAAACTCTGAAAAGTTTCGGAACCCTGCGAGTCACCCGACTGGCTTTTCCGGAAAGTTCTACATACGCAGCTTCCCAGCTCTCCTTCGTCTACGAGGTTTGTTTGAACCGTCCAGGGACGCGGAACGCGTTTGGCGAGACTTTCTGGTGCGAGTTCCGTGAATGTTTTGTCATTTTGGATCGACTGCCCTCGTGCCGCTGCGTGTTAATCACAGCAGAAGGGTCGGTGTTTACTGCGGGCATCgacctcgccttcgctgcccAGGTCATGTCGAACCCTCCTCTGCCTGTCGCGCGGCACCGGCAAGAGGCACCTTTTTCTGATGAAATTCCGCGAAGCAGCAAGTCCGGCCTCTCTGtagaaggaggagacactggaggCGATTCCAGTGAGAGGGAAAACCACGACTGCGCCAGGAAATCTGCCCACCTGCGCCGCTACATCATGACCTTGCAAGACAGCTTTTCAGCAGTAGAGGAATGCAGCAAACCCGTGATTGTTTGCGTAGGCGGACCGTGCGTGGGAGCAGGCGTGGACTTGATTTGTTCGTGCGACATTCGCCTGGTCAGCAAAGAAGCTTGGTTTTCTGTCAAAGAAGTGGATATCGGTATCGCGGCCGACGTCGGAACGCTTCAGCGCCTTCCTAGAGTGGTGGGGAACGACGCGTGGGTGAGAGAGGTTTGTTTTACGGGACGCAGATTTGGAgcggaagaggcgaggagagcggGCCTGGTCAGTGAACTGTTTGAAAACCGCGAGGAGATGAGGCAGAAAGGAATGGCCCTCGCTTGCGATATCGCGGCAAAAAGCCCGGTGGCGGTATCGGGCATCAAATTTGCGCTAAACTTTTCCTCTCGACGAACGGTTCGAGAAGAGCTGAGAGTTCAGGCCATCTGGAATGGAGCGATGCTGCAAACGGAAGACATTCCAACAGCCATTTCTCAGGGAGTTTTGGGCAAAGGGACGGGGAAACCCACCGCAGGAAATGGACAATTGTTTGCCGCTCTGTAAAACGACGAGCTTCTCGGAGACACGTCGACACTACTTCTGGGTTTTGGCGGTAAAAAACTGAGAAGACCAACGCTAGGAATTGCGGAGGTGCTTGCCTGTCTGTTGAAAACGATTTTTGGTGAAAACGCTCGTCTGACCACAGTTCGAGATGCACTTGGTCGCTCTCAACAGTTCAGTGCCTGATACCAGCGGCAAGTTCATCGAAGGGggggaagaggcaagaaGAGACGTAGAACTCGAAAGTGTATTCTAACGGAGAATCGTATCGACACGGGTTCAGGAGAAAGTGCACGCGTAGTTGCGTTTGGAGCGTTTTACACCAGCAGAACACCATTTTCTGCTCTATGGCAAGAAATCGCTTTTTGTCAATCTGTTTCGCCCGGGAAAGCCGAGTGCTTTTTCGATTCAAGCGAACCTTTCGCCTCTGTAGAACTTCCAGACCAAATTTCTTGTTTTGCCTGTTAAGAGGGTGCGTGTCAGAAAGCCGTTATCTGAATCCTCTGTGcgcggtgaaaaacactagCCAACCTAGCTCTGCGCTCATCCCTCTTCACCTTACCGCATCCCCTGCCTAACCCACACTCACATCTaacttttcttcttgtgtAAGTGTACTCTAGAGCAATCCACCGGTCGATATGTCCGTTTCTGCATCTGCGTTCTAGGTATCTGTGCCTTAGTACGTAGATACACACACCGCACGAACACAGTGCAAAAAGAAGGCTACAAAAGACGTACAGTTTTTCCCCTTCTAGTTCAAAACTGTGTAATGCCGGCTACGCTGTAGGCGTAACATGTGGACTCCTGTTATCAAGATCAATCTGTGAAATACGCTAGTGCAGTATGGAGGCGGCGCGCATGCCACAACTGAAATCGAATCCGGTGACTTGTTAAGATTATCTCCTCAACATGCTGGACCTGCATCTCATCTCCTTGCGGTAGAGCTACCGACAGGCTCCCCTGCGTGCTCTCCGGCTTCTGCCTCCCAGCAACTTTAAGCGCAGTGTCAATACCTGCTGGATTGCTAGAACCATTTAAATGTAAGTAGAAGATATGTGAAACAAGACGTAAAACAGAGAGTTACATGCGGTAAGACACAACGACCTACAGAGGCGTACAACGAGCTTGTCAGGACGGTCCTGTGCAAGGCCGATTTGCTTCGCCTCTTGTCCAAAGTGCAGAAACACCCTGGTGAAACCCACGCTTTTCCCTTGCAGACATTTTGCTCGTCTCTCAGGGACTCTCTGACAAAAAATCCTGCAAAACCTGGGAGTTCCTGCGCTTCCGAAAAACAGTAACTTCGCCTTTCATCTGCAAAGAGGCGTTAGGACACCCTTTATTTCTTCGTGAAAAGCAattctctcgtctctcgcttccttcgcttgCTTGGACTCCTAAACACCGCGACTTCTACGAGGGAATGTCTCCATCACCGGAAGCAGTTTCCAGTTCCAAATTCTCCCCGGCTCGGTGGAGACGCGCATGCTGACCCAACAGAAACtttgtctccccttcttcgtcgttcaCGAAGAGAGTCTGAACAAGCGAGGAGCTCAGAGATACGTCGCAGAAGGCCGAGAGGCGGAACGACGCACAAGGCGCAGAGCCACCCCAAAGAACaaaggacgaagcagagaacgaagcaagcaaaaggaggaaacgagaatcGAGCTGAGGGATACAGCTGGAAGCCAGTCAACCGCCTTTCTGCTCTTGTGCCTCAGTTTCGTTTCTTGCTGAGAGTCTCCCCGCGGACTTCGTCGGACTCAAATGAAGAgctttctccgtcctcttctgGCGGAAGAACTTGCCACAGGGTCCTGAAAAAGtacacagaagacgagaagtcCACAAgtatgcatgcagcgacaaCCACCGACTTGCGAATATCTGCCTGCCCGCAGGTTCCCAAATCCCCATATGCTCAACCTGCTCCCTCTGCGCCTCCACATGCgcatacaaacatacatatgtatatacatctatgCGTCTGACCTCGATTTGTGTAGAAACGTAGGTGGACTTACTTGACTGAGGAGACCACAGAAAGGACTAAAAGGATTGCGAAAACGAGAGACCCTGCTGAAGCGCGTTGGATCCAGAACACTGTCACACTTCAAGACGAAACAACGTACAAAGGCGTAGGAAGGAGCGCCAAAGAAGTACACTCATACCGATGTATCGATATCCATGTGACGATCTGTCTCCGTCTACATCTCTTTATCTATTTACAACTCTTAATCTACGTATATCATTATCCATCTATTCACCTATCTCTCAACGCGCCTCTCTATTTCTATTTCTCTCtatttctgtttctctctatttctgtttctctttatTTCGATTtctatctctatctgtcTACCTCTGTGATCTGTATGTTTGTGGCTCCTTTCTAGACCGATCTGTAGAGAGCCGGTTTCGCGAGAGATATACCCGGAGCACCGTTCGACTGTCGCAGACGAGACGGGTGCAGAGAGCGTTCTCttgaacgcatgcacctgaACGGCGCGTACCAGTTGAGAgccgcagcgaaggcgaggagaaggacgatgAATCCGGATAGAAGCCAAAACAAGTCCTTGTCATGTCGCGTAAGgtggagcagaaagagagaaacgagcaaGAGGACGGGGACGCAGTAGTTGACGGTTCTCCACACTGTCCTTGGGCTCGCGCCCACCAGCATGTCCAGCGCCTCCGACCAGGACAGCTCTTCTTTAGTGccaccgtcttcttcgcaggaaagcgtctctgtctcctccgagTCTCGTCGCCTCCGGAAGCAAGCCTCCTTCACGGCTGCCGGAGAGAGGGGATCGTCTGCCTCCGCGAGCGCAGCCGCAAGGCTCTCCGAAGTTTCCATTGCCGAGTCACAGCGCTTCTCAGGTTCTCTCTGCGAGTTCTGGGGAGCAACCGCAAAAGCACAGAGACGACTGGAGATCTTGCCGCGAACTCGCTACACCCGGAAACCGTCGCACAGAAATGGACACAGCAGAAGCCAGTCCGAAGCAGTCCGCGATCTGAGAGACAGCCGCTTCGAGAACCTTGGCtgcgaaacacagagaggcaggtCTCTCCGCAGCCGCAGCCTGTGCGTCGAGAGGCTCACAGAGCGGTGAAGaaaacatgcagagacgaggttatagagagaggaacgtggaaagggagacagggaaaaaccgagagagggagagagagagaagtaaGAGAACAcaaaagggaaggagaaagggaagagagcatgacagagacaagacacaagatatgagaaagaagatgtgTGGAACtaaatatgcatgcatacataaatttatataaatatatacatatatatatatatgaatttatatatattacatatatatatatatatatatgtatatatatatatatatatatatacgtagatgtcgagagagggagatgTCTGGATGTTGTTGGAATGTGTGTGTAGATAGGTGCAGCGATTTTGTAAGCAGAGACGGTGTTTCCTGCAGCGTTGCCAAGCTGAGAAGAGGCGCAAGAAGCCTGGACGAAAATGAGTGAGTTCGAGTCTCTTGAAAAAGCAGGGTGCGTTGCAGAACGAGCTGAACATACTGTGGCaatttctctcttcacaaCTCTTTTCGCAGAGGTCGCTGTCTGCAGCCTTTTAGGAAGCAACAGGGCCAAGGAGACAATGGAGAACCTCTTACAGGACGCAGGGTGAAGAGTGAAGACTGTgccggcgagaagaaaggaacttTTTTAGAGTGGCGAAGCGACGATAGGCGAACGTTGCCGCTGGCTGCGATCAGCACATGCGTTTTGTCGAAAAactcgcatgcatgcatgtgtagaaAAAAAAGTCTTTAGTCATGTTCCCGCGAATTTTCCGTCTCCTGAAGACGCAAAGGGCAACGCGCGGGGATGTTTCtttcgaggaaacgcggcgTTCATTTTCTTCGTTTGCATCCagtgtcttcgtttttcttctctcttcctctcgacctCGATTTCCTCTTCGCGCCTCACAGAGGACAGCCGGCGAAGCTCTTTCTGGAGTCTCTCGGTCTCCGTCGATCTCGCTGCCGAggctcctcccttcttcggaggcgcggaagcgcctgtttctttctcgattttgtgcgtctctcgcctctcgacAAACTCCATGCCCAGAAACTCTTCAGCTCGGAGTCGCGTGTATCCACatcctgttttttttcaactttgagtgcatgcatgcagagaacaaCAGATCTGTCTGCCTGTGCAGCAGTTGGTCTTTTATGAGAGATCGCGAGaacttttttctcctcgtctcacACTCACCGTCTGCtcttgtgtgtctccttcctggaCCTTCGTTCTTCCGCATATGTCTGCatttcgctctctgtctgtctcgactttcttcgaaggacttctctctgcgctctgtGGCCGGTTTCTCCTTGTCTGACTTCGCTTCCGCGGCGCTGTCTCGGGTGGttgccgtctctctttcttctctccttcgctctgcttcctgGCGACTTCTTCACCATGTCGCTCGACGACGTCGTCCACAAGAAGTtcaccttcgtcttcgtccccGCAGACATTAACGACCCggtggaggagaggacgtttgagggagaagaaaagagctTCCGCGCGACGCTGAATGCGCATTTCAACCGAGAAAATCTGCTGAAAACCGAGGCAGACAAATTCAAAGATGACCTCAGCAAGCAAGCAGACGGAAAGCTCTCAGACGAACAGCTTTCCACTCTCATTGGTATCCAACATACCTACCAGGTGGGCCAGAGGAACAGGACCGCAGCAAAGAGAATTTCTTCAGCTTTTTCAACGTAGTCCACAgaacgttttctcttcagagatcctcctctctctatttcctttcgtctcctcctcttccttcttttgttttctctgccttgcCCTCCGCCCTGTTCTCCCCGTAgttcgcgtcttcgctttccttcctcgtaAGCCAGGTTTCGGTGGTTGCTGTCTTTCCAGATCATTCCGTTAACTCTTccgacgaaggcgaacggCTTCCGAGGCACAAATGCGTACATCGACAGCATTGGGCGCGTCAAAAACCTCGCCGTCAATGCTCGAGCCTCGCGAATCTGCTCAACAGGTGCGTAGCTAACGAAAAACGACTCCTCTCCCCACTCTCCTATGCACTTTCTACTTCCTGTATTCGTCCTAAAATTGCATTTCCCCTGCCCTATAGAAAACACACTCTTCtataaatacacatatatcATTATACACATTTCcctatatatttatatgtgtgcatatacattatatatacatacatatataaatatatacatatataaatatatatatatatatatataaatatatatatatatataaatacatatatatatatatatata contains the following coding sequences:
- a CDS encoding enoyl-CoA hydratase/isomerase family protein (encoded by transcript TGME49_310830), whose amino-acid sequence is MDDEKTLKSFGTLRVTRLAFPESSTYAASQLSFVYEVCLNRPGTRNAFGETFWCEFRECFVILDRLPSCRCVLITAEGSVFTAGIDLAFAAQVMSNPPLPVARHRQEAPFSDEIPRSSKSGLSVEGGDTGGDSSERENHDCARKSAHLRRYIMTLQDSFSAVEECSKPVIVCVGGPCVGAGVDLICSCDIRLVSKEAWFSVKEVDIGIAADVGTLQRLPRVVGNDAWVREVCFTGRRFGAEEARRAGLVSELFENREEMRQKGMALACDIAAKSPVAVSGIKFALNFSSRRTVREELRVQAIWNGAMLQTEDIPTAISQGVLGKGTGKPTAGNGQLFAAL
- a CDS encoding hypothetical protein (encoded by transcript TGME49_310840~Predicted trans-membrane domain (TMHMM2.0):126-149:155-178), which encodes MHACEFFDKTHVLIAASGNVRLSSLRHSKKVPFFSPAQSSLFTLRPNSQREPEKRCDSAMETSESLAAALAEADDPLSPAAVKEACFRRRRDSEETETLSCEEDGGTKEELSWSEALDMLVGASPRTVWRTVNYCVPVLLLVSLFLLHLTRHDKDLFWLLSGFIVLLLAFAAALNWTLWQVLPPEEDGESSSFESDEVRGETLSKKRN